Proteins co-encoded in one Streptomyces sp. NBC_01283 genomic window:
- a CDS encoding sensor histidine kinase codes for MRGIHGWLPRLFDIGLWLVVCAPPVSLALGLDGRDAVVAAVGVPLLGGAVAFSRRWPLVALAVPVALSLMTDPEMLTPVYWAALAVFGYLAGSRTVAVRPALWFFGAAAVAGLVLCAFVSNDLWGWPTMLLTLLIGVVLPWLLGRYRRQYADLMANGWRLAERMEHEQQAVADRTRIRERARIAGDMHDSLGHDLTLIAVRAAVLEVDPTLDARQQAAVGELREAAGAATERLREIIGVLRADDEVPPRAPSEESADAVVERARASGVEVTLERSGATENLPPMVGLAVHRVLQESLTNAAKHAPGAAVRVRLTRDGDTLRLTVVNDPAPAGRLPGVASGGSGLVGLDERVRLAGGTLRAAPTDDGGFEVSAELPAAGAAPRAVGTPRPTTSARELEQARRQIRRRLAQAVLAPLAVLAGILLLMIPLSLISSVFSVLDREVYEGLTAGEPRDEVESRLPDFTRDGPPDGAPATPRGQDCAYYSTRFMSADGYRLCFAGGRLVSKSVVGEGD; via the coding sequence ATGCGCGGCATACACGGCTGGCTTCCCCGGCTCTTCGACATCGGGCTGTGGCTCGTGGTGTGCGCGCCACCGGTCTCGCTCGCCCTCGGCCTCGACGGACGTGACGCGGTCGTGGCGGCCGTGGGGGTCCCGCTGCTCGGGGGCGCCGTGGCGTTCAGCAGGCGGTGGCCGCTCGTCGCGCTCGCCGTGCCCGTGGCCCTGAGCCTGATGACGGACCCGGAGATGCTGACGCCCGTGTACTGGGCGGCCCTCGCCGTCTTCGGGTACCTCGCCGGCAGCCGTACGGTGGCAGTGCGCCCCGCGCTGTGGTTCTTCGGGGCGGCCGCCGTGGCCGGGCTAGTGCTCTGCGCGTTCGTGTCGAACGATCTGTGGGGCTGGCCCACGATGCTCCTGACGCTGCTCATCGGCGTGGTGCTGCCCTGGCTGCTCGGCCGGTACCGCCGTCAGTACGCCGACCTCATGGCCAACGGCTGGCGGCTCGCCGAGCGCATGGAGCACGAGCAGCAGGCCGTCGCCGACCGCACCCGGATCCGTGAACGGGCCAGGATCGCGGGCGACATGCACGATTCGCTCGGCCACGACCTGACGCTCATCGCCGTCCGGGCGGCCGTCCTCGAGGTCGATCCCACCCTCGACGCCCGCCAGCAGGCGGCCGTCGGCGAGCTGCGCGAGGCGGCGGGCGCGGCGACCGAACGGCTCCGGGAGATCATCGGCGTGCTCCGGGCCGACGACGAGGTGCCGCCACGCGCGCCGTCGGAGGAGAGCGCGGACGCCGTGGTCGAACGCGCGCGGGCCTCCGGCGTCGAGGTCACGCTCGAACGGTCGGGGGCCACGGAGAACCTGCCGCCGATGGTCGGGCTCGCCGTCCACCGCGTGCTCCAGGAGTCCCTGACGAACGCCGCCAAGCACGCGCCCGGAGCGGCGGTCCGGGTCCGCCTCACTCGGGACGGCGACACGCTGCGCCTGACGGTGGTGAACGACCCGGCGCCGGCGGGCCGCCTGCCCGGAGTGGCATCGGGCGGCAGCGGACTCGTGGGCCTCGACGAACGGGTGCGCCTTGCGGGCGGCACGCTGCGCGCGGCCCCCACGGACGACGGGGGCTTCGAGGTGAGCGCCGAACTCCCCGCGGCGGGGGCCGCCCCGCGCGCCGTCGGCACACCCCGGCCGACCACGTCCGCCCGTGAACTGGAGCAGGCCAGGCGGCAGATCAGACGGCGGCTCGCCCAGGCGGTCCTGGCCCCGCTCGCGGTCCTCGCCGGAATCCTGCTGCTCATGATCCCCCTCAGCCTGATCAGTTCCGTCTTCTCGGTCCTCGACCGGGAGGTGTACGAGGGCCTGACGGCCGGTGAGCCGCGCGACGAGGTGGAGTCCCGGCTGCCGGACTTCACCCGGGACGGCCCGCCGGACGGCGCGCCCGCGACGCCGCGCGGCCAGGACTGCGCGTACTACAGCACGCGCTTCATGTCGGCCGACGGCTACCGCCTCTGCTTCGCCGGCGGGCGGCTCGTGTCCAAGTCGGTCGTGGGCGAGGGCGACTGA
- a CDS encoding response regulator has product MIRVLLADDEAMIRAGVRAILGTAEGIEVVAEAADGREAIDLALGHRPDVCLLDIRMPRLDGLQAAAELHKVAPGTAVAMLTTFSEDEYIASALGSGAAGFLLKSGNPRELIAGVQAVAEGGAYLSPSIARRVISHLGAGQLGKQATARARTDELTAREREVLALVGAGLSNAEIAGRLHVVEGTVKAYVSQVLARLGFKNRVQAAILAYEAGLVGGE; this is encoded by the coding sequence ATGATCCGAGTGCTGCTTGCCGACGACGAGGCGATGATCAGGGCCGGGGTGCGGGCGATCCTCGGCACCGCCGAAGGCATCGAGGTCGTCGCCGAGGCGGCCGACGGGCGCGAGGCGATCGATCTGGCGCTCGGGCACCGCCCCGACGTCTGTCTCCTCGACATCCGGATGCCCCGGCTCGACGGCCTCCAGGCGGCGGCCGAGCTGCACAAAGTGGCCCCCGGCACGGCGGTGGCGATGCTCACCACGTTCTCCGAGGACGAGTACATCGCGAGCGCGCTCGGCTCGGGAGCGGCCGGATTCCTCCTCAAGTCCGGCAATCCGCGCGAGCTGATCGCCGGGGTGCAGGCCGTCGCCGAGGGCGGCGCGTACCTCTCCCCGTCGATCGCGCGGCGCGTCATCTCCCACCTCGGCGCGGGGCAGCTCGGCAAGCAGGCCACCGCGCGGGCCCGCACCGACGAACTGACGGCGCGCGAGCGCGAGGTGCTCGCGCTGGTCGGGGCCGGTCTGTCGAACGCGGAGATCGCCGGGCGGCTGCACGTCGTCGAGGGCACGGTGAAGGCGTACGTCAGCCAGGTCCTGGCCCGCCTCGGCTTCAAGAACCGGGTGCAGGCCGCGATCCTCGCGTACGAGGCAGGACTCGTCGGCGGGGAGTGA
- a CDS encoding lysophospholipid acyltransferase family protein, which yields MSSAAAPAALCTPACVTRSAPEVPPGELARRYAALAYEIGVSVAQGERLAEPRALRTRARGILGALGVRLEAGPERLTVTGARPGSPGTLIVANHISWLDVVSLLAVEPVTVLAKREVGRWPVVGGLARRAGSQFIDRDGLRQLPRVVAELASTLRSGRSVLVFPQATTWCSVAGGRFRRATFQAAADAGAPVRPVTIRYYRHGVRSTTAAFLGDETFGASLHRVARARELAVRVTPHAPLRGSDRRELAAAAQAAVGAHEMPAHV from the coding sequence ATGAGTTCCGCGGCGGCCCCGGCAGCGCTATGCACCCCGGCCTGCGTCACCCGCTCGGCGCCGGAGGTCCCACCGGGCGAACTGGCCCGCAGGTACGCCGCGTTGGCGTACGAGATCGGTGTCAGCGTGGCTCAGGGTGAGCGGCTCGCCGAACCGCGCGCGCTGCGAACGCGGGCCCGGGGCATCCTGGGCGCGCTGGGCGTACGCCTTGAGGCGGGGCCGGAGCGGCTGACGGTGACCGGTGCCCGCCCCGGCAGCCCCGGCACCCTGATCGTCGCCAATCACATCTCCTGGCTCGACGTCGTCAGCCTGCTCGCCGTCGAACCGGTGACAGTCCTCGCCAAGCGGGAGGTGGGCCGGTGGCCGGTCGTCGGCGGGCTCGCCCGGCGAGCCGGGTCCCAGTTCATCGACCGCGACGGGCTGCGCCAACTCCCGCGGGTGGTGGCCGAGTTGGCGTCGACCCTGCGCTCGGGCCGTTCCGTCCTCGTCTTCCCGCAGGCCACGACCTGGTGTTCCGTGGCCGGTGGCCGCTTCCGGCGTGCCACCTTCCAGGCGGCGGCCGACGCGGGCGCGCCCGTACGCCCGGTCACCATCCGCTACTACCGGCACGGCGTCCGCAGCACCACGGCCGCCTTCCTCGGCGACGAGACCTTCGGGGCGTCGCTGCACCGCGTGGCCCGCGCCCGGGAACTGGCCGTGCGGGTCACCCCGCACGCCCCGCTGCGTGGCTCGGACCGCCGCGAGCTGGCCGCCGCGGCCCAAGCGGCGGTCGGGGCCCATGAGATGCCCGCGCATGTCTGA
- a CDS encoding helix-turn-helix domain-containing protein has translation MPGGRLTHQDRRHIGAGLAEGLGYAEIARRIDRPTSTVSREVSRNGGPEGYRVDHAHLATERRARRRRRLPRRDPATPRDDAYGRDPAAVRDFAEELAALMVRTGVPRMAARVLARLITDDSGSLTAADLVQRLRVSAASVSLAVGYLESLEVIRRVREPGHRRQRYVIDDDVWLQAWLTSARKHAMWAETAQRGVDVLDAATPAGARLAQMSQFFATLSDDMNGEMGGEMSSGPSGDPGGGSGAVDDALTVLAALRHVGAPLPADRLATALGWPADRVADALGRAGPERLTPAQLAALGRPAP, from the coding sequence ATGCCAGGGGGCAGGCTGACCCACCAGGACCGCCGGCACATCGGCGCGGGCCTCGCCGAGGGGCTCGGGTACGCCGAGATCGCCCGGCGCATCGACAGGCCGACATCGACCGTAAGCCGCGAGGTGTCGCGCAACGGCGGGCCCGAGGGATACCGCGTCGACCACGCCCACCTCGCCACCGAACGGCGCGCCCGCCGGCGCAGGCGGCTGCCGCGCCGGGATCCGGCCACCCCTCGCGACGACGCGTACGGACGCGACCCCGCTGCCGTACGCGACTTCGCCGAGGAGCTCGCGGCGCTCATGGTCAGGACCGGGGTGCCCCGCATGGCCGCGCGGGTGCTCGCCCGCCTGATCACGGACGACTCCGGAAGTCTCACCGCCGCCGACCTGGTCCAGCGGCTGCGGGTCAGCGCCGCGTCGGTGTCCCTGGCCGTCGGCTATCTGGAGAGCCTTGAGGTCATTCGGCGCGTACGGGAGCCGGGACACCGTCGCCAGCGGTACGTCATCGACGACGACGTATGGCTCCAGGCCTGGCTGACGAGCGCTCGGAAGCACGCGATGTGGGCGGAGACCGCGCAGCGAGGCGTCGATGTCCTCGACGCGGCGACGCCTGCCGGGGCCCGGCTCGCCCAGATGAGCCAGTTCTTCGCGACCCTGAGCGACGACATGAACGGCGAGATGGGCGGCGAGATGAGCAGCGGCCCGAGCGGCGACCCGGGCGGTGGCTCCGGAGCCGTCGACGACGCGTTGACCGTGCTGGCCGCGCTGCGCCACGTGGGCGCCCCTCTCCCGGCGGACCGGCTCGCGACCGCGCTGGGCTGGCCCGCGGACCGCGTGGCCGACGCCCTGGGCCGTGCCGGGCCGGAGCGTCTGACTCCGGCCCAGCTCGCGGCCTTGGGGCGCCCCGCCCCGTAA
- a CDS encoding ABC transporter ATP-binding protein, with amino-acid sequence MRYGTAEVLRDVTFRARHGEVLALLGPNGAGKSTTIEIMEGFRMRSAGRVQVLGTDPALGTEAWRARIGVVLQSWRDHGKWRVRELLAHLGTYYAPYSTGAIRRPWDTDELMAAVGLTAHAGKKIKTLSGGQRRRLDVAIGIVGRPEVLFLDEPTAGFDPEARQEFHDLVHRLAADHETTILLTTHDLDEAGKLADRIMILSGGRIIADGSPDGLARRIAGEDEVRWTCGGQRFVRSTPESTAFVRALFLEYGDAVDELEVRRASLEDTYLALVRRQGEAAGNGTAIQPAEAPVVAR; translated from the coding sequence ATGCGCTACGGCACGGCCGAGGTGCTGCGTGACGTGACGTTCCGGGCGCGGCACGGCGAGGTGCTCGCCCTGCTCGGGCCGAACGGGGCGGGCAAGAGCACCACCATCGAGATCATGGAAGGGTTCCGCATGCGCTCGGCGGGCCGGGTCCAGGTGCTCGGAACGGACCCGGCGCTCGGCACCGAGGCATGGCGTGCGCGGATCGGGGTCGTCCTGCAGTCCTGGCGCGACCATGGCAAGTGGCGGGTGCGGGAGCTGCTCGCGCACCTCGGGACGTACTACGCGCCCTACTCCACCGGCGCGATCCGGCGACCGTGGGACACCGACGAACTCATGGCCGCGGTCGGCCTGACCGCGCACGCGGGCAAGAAGATCAAGACGTTGTCCGGCGGACAGCGGCGCAGGCTGGACGTGGCGATCGGCATCGTGGGCCGCCCCGAAGTGCTGTTCCTGGACGAGCCGACCGCGGGCTTCGATCCGGAGGCCCGGCAGGAGTTCCACGACCTCGTCCACCGGCTCGCCGCCGATCACGAGACCACGATCCTGCTCACCACGCACGACCTGGACGAGGCGGGCAAGCTCGCCGACCGCATCATGATCCTCTCCGGGGGACGGATCATCGCCGACGGTTCGCCGGACGGCCTGGCGCGGCGGATCGCTGGGGAGGACGAGGTCCGCTGGACGTGCGGTGGACAGCGTTTCGTGAGGTCGACGCCGGAATCGACGGCGTTCGTCCGCGCGTTGTTCCTCGAGTACGGCGACGCCGTGGACGAACTGGAGGTCCGCAGGGCCTCGTTGGAGGACACCTACCTGGCACTGGTACGCCGCCAGGGCGAGGCCGCGGGCAACGGGACCGCGATCCAGCCCGCGGAGGCGCCGGTGGTGGCCCGGTGA
- a CDS encoding GNAT family N-acetyltransferase: MPSTPASPLTSTSSTSSAPTVSSPAVSSLYVTSIADSEEQIRAAQRLRYRVFGEEMGATLHTSLPGHDVDAFDDLVDHLIVTDTSTGEVVGTYRLLPPGRAERSYSDSEFDLRSLAELRSATIETGRSCVHPDHRSGAVINLMWSALARYVLLSGHRYLAGCASVPLSDGGRAASSAWLLGTSKHASPPELRVQPRRPWVPTEPPVERPSYADLPPLLRGYLRLGAWMCGAPTHDPEFDVADFFVLLDMDRLGDRYRRYFLGDTQ, translated from the coding sequence ATGCCCTCGACACCCGCTTCCCCTCTGACGTCCACCTCTTCGACGTCCTCCGCCCCCACCGTCTCCAGTCCCGCTGTCTCAAGCTTGTACGTCACCTCCATCGCCGACTCCGAGGAGCAGATCCGCGCCGCCCAGCGGCTGCGGTACCGCGTCTTCGGCGAGGAGATGGGCGCCACGCTCCACACCTCCCTGCCCGGCCACGACGTGGACGCCTTCGACGACCTCGTGGACCACTTGATCGTCACGGACACCTCCACCGGTGAGGTCGTCGGCACCTACCGCCTGCTCCCGCCCGGCCGGGCCGAGCGGTCCTACTCCGACAGCGAGTTCGACCTGCGCTCGCTGGCGGAGCTGCGGTCCGCCACGATCGAGACGGGCCGCTCCTGCGTGCACCCCGACCACCGCTCCGGTGCGGTGATCAACCTGATGTGGTCGGCGCTCGCCCGCTACGTCCTGCTCTCCGGCCACCGTTACCTCGCGGGCTGTGCCTCGGTGCCGCTGTCCGACGGCGGCAGGGCGGCGTCCAGCGCCTGGCTGCTCGGCACGTCCAAGCATGCGTCGCCGCCCGAGCTGCGGGTGCAGCCCCGGCGCCCCTGGGTGCCCACCGAGCCGCCGGTCGAGCGGCCCTCCTACGCCGATCTGCCGCCGCTCCTGAGGGGGTATCTCCGCCTCGGCGCCTGGATGTGCGGGGCGCCCACGCACGACCCCGAGTTCGACGTGGCCGACTTCTTCGTCCTCCTCGACATGGACCGGCTCGGCGACCGCTACCGCCGCTACTTCCTCGGGGACACGCAATGA
- a CDS encoding DedA family protein → MSEPLGRLAVLLQAGLDSPLLWLIVFLVAALDALLPLMPSETTVVMVAVLIGPELPRLALLAAVATAGALCGDCLGHGVGRWLGPRAVARLMRGERGRRRYEWGRGMVERHAVALVVAGRFLPGGRVVAGLSTGSLGFPFRRFVALDAAGAGLWAVSSTAVGLVGGASFGDEPVKGLGLAFVLALVVVAGVESVRRLRVRQVTPGGRCPSEL, encoded by the coding sequence ATGTCTGAGCCGCTCGGCCGCCTGGCCGTCCTGCTCCAGGCCGGACTCGACTCGCCCTTGCTCTGGCTGATCGTCTTCCTCGTGGCCGCCCTGGACGCGCTGCTGCCCCTGATGCCGAGCGAGACGACCGTCGTGATGGTGGCCGTGCTCATCGGCCCCGAACTCCCTCGCCTCGCCCTGCTCGCCGCCGTCGCGACGGCGGGCGCGCTGTGCGGCGACTGTCTCGGCCACGGCGTGGGGCGGTGGCTCGGACCACGGGCGGTGGCCCGCCTGATGCGGGGCGAGCGGGGCAGACGGCGCTACGAGTGGGGCCGCGGGATGGTCGAACGGCACGCCGTGGCCCTGGTGGTCGCCGGGCGCTTCCTGCCCGGCGGTCGCGTGGTGGCCGGCCTGTCCACCGGCAGCCTGGGCTTCCCCTTCCGCCGTTTCGTCGCCCTGGACGCGGCGGGGGCGGGCCTCTGGGCGGTCAGCAGTACCGCCGTCGGGCTGGTCGGCGGGGCGAGCTTCGGCGACGAGCCGGTGAAGGGGCTCGGGCTCGCCTTCGTCCTGGCGCTGGTGGTCGTCGCCGGAGTCGAGTCGGTCCGCAGACTGCGCGTACGCCAGGTCACCCCCGGCGGACGGTGTCCGTCAGAGCTCTGA
- a CDS encoding ABC transporter permease, translating into MNATSVAVRAGWSRGLIELRQSFTNGGDVLSHLLWPVLMLTVMFFMRDTAFGTSGLLLGTLALPSILGMNAAMGMVSMSQALTAEREDGTLLRAKATPNGMPGYLIGKVVSVAGGLLADLAILLIPGMLIVGGLAIGGPGSWLTLTWVLVLGLIATLPIGAILGSVFTSARSQGLIQLPVLGMIAISGIFYPVTALPDWLQWVAQAFPIYWLGLGMRSALLPDHAATIEIAASWRHWETAGALGFWAALGLLVAPTVLRRMARRESGSHVARRRERALQRVG; encoded by the coding sequence GTGAACGCGACGAGCGTTGCGGTCAGGGCGGGTTGGAGCCGTGGCCTGATCGAACTGCGGCAGTCGTTCACCAACGGCGGCGATGTGCTCTCGCACCTGCTCTGGCCGGTGCTGATGCTGACCGTCATGTTCTTCATGAGGGACACGGCGTTCGGCACGAGCGGACTCCTGCTCGGCACCCTGGCCCTGCCGAGCATCCTCGGCATGAACGCGGCGATGGGCATGGTGAGCATGAGCCAGGCGCTCACCGCCGAACGCGAGGACGGCACCCTGCTGCGCGCCAAGGCCACGCCGAACGGGATGCCGGGCTATCTGATCGGCAAGGTCGTCTCCGTGGCCGGCGGTCTGCTGGCCGACCTCGCGATCCTGCTGATCCCCGGGATGCTGATCGTCGGGGGTCTCGCGATCGGCGGCCCCGGCTCCTGGCTGACGCTGACCTGGGTGCTCGTCCTCGGGCTGATCGCGACGCTGCCCATCGGGGCGATCCTGGGCTCGGTGTTCACCAGCGCGCGCAGCCAGGGCCTGATCCAGCTGCCGGTCCTCGGCATGATCGCGATCTCCGGCATCTTCTACCCGGTCACCGCCCTGCCGGACTGGCTGCAATGGGTCGCCCAGGCGTTCCCCATCTACTGGCTCGGCCTGGGCATGCGCTCGGCCCTCCTGCCGGACCACGCGGCCACCATCGAGATCGCCGCCTCCTGGCGACACTGGGAGACGGCCGGCGCCCTGGGATTCTGGGCCGCACTGGGCCTGCTGGTGGCCCCGACGGTACTGCGCCGCATGGCCCGCAGAGAGTCGGGCTCCCACGTGGCACGACGCCGGGAGAGGGCGTTGCAGAGGGTGGGGTGA
- a CDS encoding sigma-70 family RNA polymerase sigma factor, which yields MIIPALPSSPDESITAWALAARAGDPEAVEHFVRALHRDVRRYVTYLGGDPQAADDLTQDTFLRALGSLHRFEGRSSARTWLLSIARRAVIDSLRHAAARPRLCDTDDWQSAAERAQPRGLPGFDDGVVLADLLATLPDERREAFVLTQLLGLPYAEAALLTGCPVGTVRSRVARARIALMERLREAERPAPVGAAA from the coding sequence GTGATCATTCCTGCCCTGCCCAGCTCACCCGACGAGTCGATAACGGCCTGGGCGCTCGCCGCCCGCGCCGGGGACCCCGAAGCGGTCGAGCATTTCGTACGCGCCCTGCACCGGGACGTCCGCCGGTACGTGACGTACCTCGGCGGCGACCCGCAGGCCGCCGACGACCTGACGCAGGACACGTTCCTGCGGGCTCTCGGCAGCCTGCACCGTTTCGAAGGGCGCTCGTCCGCCCGAACGTGGCTGCTGTCCATCGCCCGGCGCGCGGTGATCGACAGCCTGCGGCACGCTGCGGCCAGGCCCCGCCTCTGCGACACGGACGACTGGCAGTCGGCCGCGGAGCGGGCCCAGCCGAGGGGTCTGCCGGGCTTCGACGACGGCGTGGTCCTCGCCGACCTGCTGGCGACGCTGCCCGACGAACGGCGTGAGGCCTTCGTCCTCACCCAGCTCCTCGGGCTGCCCTATGCGGAGGCCGCGCTGCTCACCGGCTGTCCGGTGGGCACGGTCCGCTCGCGGGTGGCGCGGGCCCGCATCGCTCTGATGGAGCGGCTGCGGGAGGCCGAACGCCCGGCGCCGGTGGGCGCCGCTGCCTGA
- a CDS encoding erythromycin esterase family protein has protein sequence MNRTSEATTEAVTEAAADWLDRHAHPLDASDPLGELEDLRPLAGAVAGAEIVALGVGSRATRELSVLQHRMLRFLVEEQGFRSLVLEGEDPARLGLDAYVLTGAGDPEALLSEARSFLRTQEILGVLRWLRAHNERNPHDPVQLAALPMRSLPPGGGLAEIERALADDTIRWYERTRQKTVYWGGLTHTAVGNPRTVSSPAPQTHRNAGGYLREHFGDGYASIGLTFHHGTEYPVPPADFAEAMLGATDLPAYFLDLRDLRDLRAGRPASVDAWLGAPARTRLVGPFYDAREDADHHLSGGSLAEWFDAVVHVREVTPVRALTDTVRRG, from the coding sequence ATGAACCGGACATCAGAAGCAACCACCGAAGCAGTCACCGAAGCGGCAGCCGACTGGCTGGACCGGCACGCTCACCCCCTCGATGCATCCGATCCCCTCGGCGAGTTGGAGGATCTGCGCCCGCTCGCCGGCGCGGTGGCGGGTGCCGAGATCGTCGCGCTCGGCGTGGGGTCCCGCGCCACGCGTGAACTGTCCGTCCTCCAGCACCGGATGCTGCGGTTCCTGGTCGAGGAGCAGGGGTTCCGTTCGCTCGTCCTCGAAGGGGAGGACCCGGCACGGCTCGGCCTCGACGCGTACGTCCTGACCGGGGCGGGCGACCCCGAAGCCCTGCTCTCCGAAGCCCGCTCCTTCCTGCGGACCCAGGAAATCCTCGGCGTGCTGCGCTGGCTGCGCGCCCACAACGAACGCAACCCCCACGACCCCGTCCAACTGGCCGCGCTCCCCATGCGGTCGCTGCCGCCCGGCGGCGGTCTCGCGGAGATCGAGCGGGCCCTGGCCGACGACACGATCCGGTGGTACGAGCGCACCCGGCAGAAGACCGTCTACTGGGGCGGCCTCACCCACACGGCGGTCGGCAACCCCCGGACGGTGTCCTCGCCCGCTCCTCAGACACACCGCAACGCGGGCGGTTACCTGCGTGAACACTTCGGCGACGGCTACGCCTCCATCGGGCTGACCTTCCACCACGGCACTGAGTACCCGGTGCCGCCGGCGGACTTCGCCGAAGCGATGCTCGGCGCGACCGACCTGCCCGCGTACTTCCTGGACCTGCGCGACCTGCGCGACCTGCGCGCGGGGCGCCCCGCATCCGTCGACGCCTGGCTCGGTGCCCCCGCAAGGACCCGGCTCGTGGGCCCCTTCTACGACGCCCGCGAGGACGCGGACCACCACCTGTCGGGCGGTTCCCTCGCGGAGTGGTTCGACGCCGTGGTGCACGTCCGCGAGGTGACGCCGGTCAGAGCTCTGACGGACACCGTCCGCCGGGGGTGA
- a CDS encoding DJ-1/PfpI family protein — translation MNGSGETGIGAGRRRLLRGAVAGTLGAAGLAAASDHSAYPADRDAPGRDPGRGEGDASSLSVALLLYDGFTALDAVGPHEVLCRVPGVRVTTVARKEGPVRTDTGELALVAERATRDITRADVLLVPGGGDRGVTAMMEDADAHRWIRRIHRHSTWTTSVCTGSLILGSAGLLRGLPATTYWASRPYLEKVGAVYTPGRFVEAGKIITAAGVSAGIDMGLHLASRLADEKVAMAMQLAVEYDPDPPYDTGSPEKADAETEALALKLLADSAR, via the coding sequence ATGAACGGGTCCGGAGAGACCGGGATCGGCGCGGGCCGTCGCCGCCTGCTGCGGGGCGCGGTGGCCGGGACGCTGGGCGCGGCCGGACTCGCCGCAGCCTCGGACCACTCGGCGTACCCGGCGGACCGTGACGCTCCCGGGCGGGACCCCGGGCGGGGCGAGGGGGACGCGAGTTCGCTGAGTGTCGCCCTGTTGCTCTACGACGGATTCACCGCCCTCGACGCCGTCGGGCCGCACGAAGTGCTCTGCCGCGTGCCGGGCGTCCGCGTGACGACGGTCGCCCGGAAGGAGGGACCGGTCCGTACCGACACCGGCGAACTGGCGCTGGTGGCCGAACGGGCCACGCGTGACATCACCCGGGCCGACGTACTGCTGGTGCCCGGCGGCGGCGACCGCGGGGTCACGGCCATGATGGAGGACGCCGACGCCCACCGGTGGATCCGCCGCATCCACCGCCACTCCACGTGGACCACCTCGGTCTGCACCGGCTCCCTGATCCTGGGCTCGGCGGGCCTGCTCCGGGGACTCCCGGCCACCACCTACTGGGCGTCGCGCCCGTACCTGGAGAAGGTCGGCGCCGTCTACACCCCGGGCCGCTTCGTCGAGGCAGGGAAGATCATCACGGCGGCGGGTGTCTCCGCGGGCATCGACATGGGCCTGCACCTCGCGTCCCGCCTCGCCGACGAGAAGGTCGCCATGGCGATGCAGCTGGCCGTCGAGTACGACCCGGACCCGCCGTACGACACGGGCAGTCCCGAGAAGGCCGACGCGGAGACGGAGGCCCTGGCACTGAAGCTGCTCGCGGACTCCGCGCGCTAG
- a CDS encoding CoA-binding protein, with protein sequence MYGDPATVRKILTELGDTWAVVGLSTNEERAAYGVAGVLQRYGKRIVPIHPKAETVHGEKGYPSLSAVPFKIDVVDVFLNSALAGQAAEEAVAIGAQAVWFQLGVIDEAAFERTRAAGLDMVMDRCPAIELPML encoded by the coding sequence GTGTACGGCGATCCGGCAACAGTGCGCAAGATCCTGACGGAACTCGGGGACACCTGGGCGGTCGTGGGCCTGTCCACGAACGAGGAGCGAGCGGCGTACGGGGTCGCGGGCGTCCTGCAGCGCTACGGAAAGCGGATCGTCCCGATCCACCCGAAGGCGGAGACGGTGCACGGCGAGAAGGGCTATCCGTCCCTCTCCGCCGTGCCCTTCAAGATCGACGTCGTCGACGTCTTCCTCAACAGCGCCCTCGCGGGCCAGGCCGCCGAGGAAGCCGTCGCGATCGGGGCGCAGGCGGTGTGGTTCCAGCTCGGCGTCATCGACGAGGCGGCGTTCGAGCGGACGCGGGCCGCGGGCCTGGACATGGTGATGGACCGCTGCCCGGCGATCGAACTCCCCATGCTGTGA
- a CDS encoding TerD family protein encodes MGVSLAKGGNVSLSKEAPGLTAVLVGLGWDVRTTTGTDYDLDASALLCDDSGKVVSDQHFIFYNQLKSPDGSVEHTGDNLTGEGEGDDEAVKVNLAAVPATITKIVFPVSIHDAENRGQSFGQVRNAFIRVVNQADNAEIARYDLSEDASTETAMVFGELYRHGTEWKFRAVGQGYASGLRGIASDFGVNV; translated from the coding sequence GTGGGAGTTTCCCTGGCCAAGGGCGGCAATGTCTCGCTCAGCAAGGAGGCCCCCGGCCTCACCGCCGTCCTGGTCGGCCTGGGCTGGGACGTCCGCACGACCACCGGCACGGACTACGACCTGGACGCCAGCGCACTGCTCTGCGACGACTCGGGGAAGGTCGTGTCCGACCAGCACTTCATCTTCTACAACCAGCTCAAGAGCCCCGACGGCTCGGTCGAGCACACCGGCGACAACCTCACGGGTGAGGGCGAGGGCGACGACGAGGCCGTGAAGGTGAACCTCGCCGCGGTCCCGGCCACGATCACGAAGATCGTCTTCCCGGTGTCCATCCACGACGCCGAGAACCGCGGCCAGAGCTTCGGCCAGGTCCGCAACGCCTTCATCCGCGTGGTCAACCAGGCCGACAACGCGGAGATCGCCCGCTACGACCTCTCCGAGGACGCCTCCACCGAGACCGCCATGGTCTTCGGCGAGCTCTACCGGCACGGCACGGAGTGGAAATTCCGCGCGGTCGGCCAGGGTTATGCGAGTGGGCTGCGCGGCATCGCGTCGGACTTCGGCGTCAACGTCTGA